The nucleotide window CACTTCAACACTGTTTGAAAAGGCCGATAAGAGTCCTCTTAGCTTTCTCGGGCTGAAATGCCTGAGATCCGTTCTGTCCCGGTAGGACTTCTTATAAGGGACCTCTACAAGTATCTTTGCTCCAGGATTTAAGAATCGAATGGTCTGCTCCAATGTACGATGTGGATTAATTACGTGTTCCAGGGTATGGAAGATAATGGCTGTGTTGAAACGATCAGTAAGGTCTATTTCTTCAATATTTCCATTTATAAACCTTATCTTGCCAGAAAGCTGAGGGTGATTTTTAAGATGCTTTTCGGCTATCTCAATGGCGTATTGCGATATATCCAACCCGCAAACATGATATCCCTTCATCCCATAAATAATATCAATTTCACCAGATCCACAACCCACATCAAGAATATCATTTTTAAGATGGCCACTTTCAAGGGTCAACCGAACCAAATCATTTTTTTCCCAAAACTCAAGCGTAAATGCTTCAGGAAGAACTTTTTCCCTGTATTGAAAAGTCTCATCATAGACTTTGGCAAATTCATCTAAAGATATGTCTTTGGAAATGTAAGATCTTGGATCATTATCCATCT belongs to Thermodesulfobacteriota bacterium and includes:
- a CDS encoding class I SAM-dependent methyltransferase; the protein is MWRIKRKKKMDNDPRSYISKDISLDEFAKVYDETFQYREKVLPEAFTLEFWEKNDLVRLTLESGHLKNDILDVGCGSGEIDIIYGMKGYHVCGLDISQYAIEIAEKHLKNHPQLSGKIRFINGNIEEIDLTDRFNTAIIFHTLEHVINPHRTLEQTIRFLNPGAKILVEVPYKKSYRDRTDLRHFSPRKLRGLLSAFSNSVEVIHFKERRTIYAVVELQ